The Brevibacillus brevis genome contains a region encoding:
- a CDS encoding DUF3888 domain-containing protein: MKKIIIFVLTTLLFSQPVHATESKTECYLMKRAFIEAMLDKIGNAVRINGTNRLWYRGVEEILDVSRPDPRKLTHFNVTIRVKTFAGPHNPPYALETMTIKLPEGEVINYNIKWLKP, translated from the coding sequence ATGAAAAAAATAATTATCTTCGTACTAACAACCCTGCTTTTTTCGCAACCTGTCCATGCTACTGAAAGTAAAACTGAATGCTACTTAATGAAACGTGCTTTTATAGAAGCAATGTTAGATAAGATAGGGAACGCAGTACGTATAAATGGTACGAATCGTTTGTGGTATAGAGGCGTGGAAGAAATTCTAGATGTAAGTAGACCAGACCCAAGAAAACTCACCCACTTTAACGTGACCATCCGAGTTAAAACATTTGCCGGACCACACAACCCACCTTATGCACTTGAAACGATGACGATCAAGCTGCCCGAGGGAGAAGTAATTAACTACAATATCAAGTGGCTTAAACCATGA
- a CDS encoding metallophosphoesterase family protein yields the protein MSGLNTGFDLISDVHLDFWVKVENPLHKMVPQIKNFIKGILPDVHHKTLVIAGDLGHYNWQNKILIEELKQIYEHILIVPGNHDYYLVSANQEKQYRGKSLNRVIEMKETCSLLTNVHYLDGDMVEIDGITYGGVGMWYDFSYGMKVLGYLEEALYSKWWDIMNDSRLIKGLLDKSFTFADEEKKKLDAIIESSNVIITHVGGDWSKVDRDLVNSFYFFDGSPYFSKLEGKIWCFGHTHQRYDYEAYGCRFVNAALGYPDESDDRKILQIKV from the coding sequence GTGAGCGGCTTGAACACAGGATTTGATCTTATATCAGACGTACATCTTGATTTTTGGGTGAAAGTTGAAAATCCTCTACACAAAATGGTGCCTCAAATTAAGAATTTTATTAAAGGAATCTTACCTGATGTTCACCATAAAACGCTTGTCATTGCTGGTGATCTGGGCCATTATAATTGGCAAAACAAAATACTGATTGAAGAGTTGAAACAGATATATGAGCACATTCTGATAGTTCCAGGAAACCATGATTATTATTTGGTTAGTGCAAATCAAGAAAAGCAATACCGAGGAAAATCTCTTAATCGAGTTATCGAGATGAAAGAAACTTGCAGCTTGCTTACCAACGTGCACTATCTTGATGGCGACATGGTAGAGATCGATGGCATTACCTATGGTGGAGTTGGCATGTGGTATGACTTCTCTTATGGGATGAAAGTGCTTGGATATTTAGAAGAGGCCCTGTATTCCAAATGGTGGGATATTATGAATGACTCCAGACTGATCAAGGGTTTGTTGGACAAGTCATTTACATTTGCAGATGAAGAGAAGAAGAAACTTGATGCTATCATTGAGTCCTCAAATGTAATCATCACACATGTTGGTGGCGATTGGAGTAAGGTAGACCGTGACTTGGTTAATTCATTCTATTTCTTTGACGGAAGCCCTTATTTTTCGAAGCTTGAAGGCAAGATTTGGTGCTTTGGGCACACTCATCAACGCTATGATTACGAAGCGTATGGATGTAGGTTTGTAAATGCTGCACTCGGATATCCAGACGAAAGCGATGATCGAAAAATATTGCAGATCAAAGTGTAG
- a CDS encoding IS3 family transposase (programmed frameshift), whose translation MAKKGQTFKRYSEEFKLRAVNMYQQGEMGSKAIAKELGIPSKTQVLQWVRKKNKGEGFVDQRGKNGSSDTPFVGRPRTKFATVEEERDYLKAQVEYPKKAQSQSASGGKVWKITRFTIIDELRKKYPLTWLVEIAQVSRSGFYKWLSTKGKPSARNELDQILKKHMMAIHLEHPYYGYPRMQVALKKKGLNANHKRIYRLMKELNLQSIIRRKRRYFGKAPSIVYPNLLNRKFRADKPNEVFVTDITYVALHNRYYYLSVIQDLFNNEVVAWKVSKRNDLQLVLDTVGQLNEERDVLKATLHSDQGFQYTSRQYNKRIKELGISGSHSRKGNCLDNACIESFFSHLKTETLYFTECKTEEDLFQAIEKYIWFYNHERFQKKLNQCAPVEYRNTLAA comes from the exons ATGGCTAAAAAAGGTCAAACATTCAAGCGTTATTCCGAGGAGTTTAAGCTGAGGGCAGTAAACATGTATCAACAGGGAGAGATGGGTTCTAAAGCAATAGCTAAGGAATTAGGGATACCTAGTAAAACACAAGTTCTACAATGGGTCCGAAAGAAGAATAAAGGCGAAGGTTTTGTGGATCAAAGAGGAAAGAATGGTTCTAGTGACACCCCATTTGTTGGTCGTCCAAGAACCAAGTTTGCTACTGTGGAAGAAGAAAGGGACTATCTAAAGGCGCAGGTAGAATACC CTAAAAAAGCGCAATCCCAATCTGCATCTGGGGGGAAGGTATGGAAAATAACTCGCTTTACGATCATAGACGAGCTGCGTAAAAAATATCCACTAACGTGGTTGGTAGAAATTGCGCAAGTGTCACGGTCGGGTTTTTACAAATGGCTTAGCACCAAAGGAAAGCCGTCAGCAAGAAATGAGTTAGATCAGATTCTGAAAAAGCATATGATGGCGATTCATTTGGAGCATCCATACTATGGTTATCCACGAATGCAGGTAGCATTAAAGAAGAAGGGATTGAATGCGAATCATAAGCGAATATACCGCCTGATGAAAGAATTAAACCTCCAATCCATCATCAGGAGGAAGCGCCGCTATTTTGGTAAAGCACCTTCGATTGTATATCCCAACTTACTTAACCGTAAGTTTAGAGCGGACAAGCCCAATGAGGTATTTGTAACAGATATTACGTATGTTGCACTTCATAACCGTTACTATTACCTTTCGGTCATTCAGGACCTTTTTAACAACGAAGTTGTTGCCTGGAAAGTTTCCAAGCGAAATGATTTACAACTTGTGTTAGACACTGTGGGGCAGCTAAACGAAGAAAGAGACGTGCTGAAAGCAACCCTACATTCAGATCAGGGCTTCCAATACACGTCTCGACAGTACAATAAGCGAATAAAGGAACTTGGCATAAGTGGCAGCCACTCTCGCAAAGGAAACTGCCTTGATAACGCCTGCATCGAATCCTTTTTCTCGCACCTCAAAACTGAGACATTGTACTTTACTGAGTGTAAGACAGAAGAAGATCTCTTTCAAGCCATTGAAAAATACATTTGGTTTTATAACCATGAACGGTTCCAGAAAAAATTAAACCAGTGTGCCCCGGTTGAATACCGAAACACACTGGCTGCTTAG
- a CDS encoding DUF2500 domain-containing protein, with amino-acid sequence MFDAFMTFMGDSVIKWVIFLVVFVGGGISTIVLTTLVIRYFITYNRTPLETVPAKLIGKRTYISGGGNNTSISTNYYMTFQLSDGTRTEFEVGSRDYALYVEGDAGMLTYHPLGGYRSFT; translated from the coding sequence ATGTTTGATGCTTTCATGACATTTATGGGTGATAGTGTTATAAAATGGGTTATATTTCTCGTTGTATTTGTTGGAGGAGGAATTTCAACCATAGTCTTAACCACTTTAGTGATCAGGTATTTTATCACTTATAATAGAACCCCTCTCGAGACTGTTCCTGCTAAACTAATTGGAAAACGTACATACATCTCAGGTGGCGGGAATAATACAAGTATATCAACAAACTATTACATGACTTTTCAACTAAGTGACGGAACAAGAACGGAATTCGAAGTAGGCTCTCGTGACTATGCCTTGTATGTCGAAGGAGATGCAGGTATGTTGACATATCACCCCTTAGGTGGATATAGGAGTTTTACCTGA
- a CDS encoding alpha/beta fold hydrolase: MKKFRVHTNGIKIMVHQFSDSGTPVIFLHFIRGNAVVWNGVIPYFVDHYTAIAIDLRGHGESDQPETDYEISTLAIDLIGVLDSLNFDAVHIVGSSLGCYVGTYLASKFPSRVLSIVNSDGAMQNHSGPNGKFADKKEAFLEKLREPDLVFSSIEDYVNYEKARRTDWNHVLEKAVTDGWAISMRKQKAGHFSLYTTNQTFIQIMGSLYDLKLESLYKNLSCPILFLPAAIHRNFDKKNQFIHEVLKYAHPLSKCVSIPETKHIMLFDHYKEVSQEILSFFKNLDKQSGLT, from the coding sequence ATGAAGAAATTTAGAGTACATACCAACGGCATTAAGATAATGGTTCACCAATTTAGTGATTCAGGTACACCAGTAATCTTTCTCCACTTTATTCGCGGCAATGCTGTTGTTTGGAATGGGGTAATACCCTATTTTGTGGATCATTACACTGCAATTGCCATCGATTTGCGTGGTCACGGAGAATCTGATCAACCTGAAACTGATTACGAAATTTCAACCCTTGCGATTGACTTAATAGGCGTTCTAGATTCTCTTAATTTTGATGCCGTCCATATTGTAGGAAGTTCCCTCGGTTGTTACGTTGGTACATACTTAGCATCAAAATTTCCTTCCCGAGTTTTATCCATCGTTAATTCTGATGGAGCAATGCAAAATCATTCAGGGCCAAACGGTAAATTTGCTGACAAAAAGGAAGCCTTTCTTGAGAAACTCCGGGAACCAGATTTAGTTTTCTCTTCGATCGAAGACTACGTTAATTACGAGAAAGCACGCAGAACCGACTGGAATCATGTTCTTGAGAAGGCAGTCACCGATGGTTGGGCAATCTCGATGCGTAAACAAAAAGCTGGGCACTTTTCCCTCTACACCACTAATCAAACATTTATTCAAATCATGGGATCTTTGTACGATCTTAAACTTGAGAGCTTATATAAAAACCTCTCATGTCCAATACTTTTTCTCCCTGCAGCCATTCACCGGAACTTTGATAAAAAAAACCAATTCATACATGAAGTATTGAAGTATGCACACCCCCTAAGCAAATGTGTAAGCATACCTGAGACAAAGCATATTATGTTGTTTGACCACTATAAAGAAGTAAGTCAAGAAATCTTATCGTTTTTCAAAAATCTAGATAAACAGTCAGGCTTAACATAA